A region of Heliangelus exortis chromosome 4, bHelExo1.hap1, whole genome shotgun sequence DNA encodes the following proteins:
- the DCK gene encoding deoxycytidine kinase, whose translation MATPPKRGRLEGRIKKVAVEGNIAAGKSTFVSILKEAGEEWEVVPEPVARWCNVQQNPTDECEELSGSQRSGGNVLQRMYEKPQRWAFTFQTYACLSRIRAQLRALEGKLREAENPVLFFERSVYSDRYIFAANLYESDCMNETEWTIYQDWHDWMNEQLGQSLKLDGIIYLRATPEKCLNRIYLRGRDEEQEIPIEYLEKLHYKHESWLQHRTLRTDFEYLQEIPILTLDVNEDFKGKKDRYDHMTEKVKEFLSTL comes from the exons ATGGCCACTCCTCCCAAGCGCGGGCGGCTGGAGGGCAGGATCAAGAAGGTCGCCGTGGAAGGCAACATCG ctgcagggaaatcCACGTTTGTGAGTATTCTCAAAGAAGCTGGTGAGGAATGGGAAGTTGTTCCCGAGCCTGTAGCTAGATGGTGCAACGTTCAGCAGAACCCTACGGATGAGTGTGAG gagctgagtgGGTCGCAGAGGAGCGGTGGGAATGTGCTGCAGAGGATGTATGAGAAGCCCCAGAGATGGGCCTTCACCTTCCAGACCTACGCGTGTCTCAGCAGGATCCGGGCTCAGCTCAGAGCCCTGGAGGGCAAACTCAGAGAGGCAGAGAACCCTGTGCTCTTCTTTGAGAGATCAGTCTACAGTGACAG ATACATCTTTGCAGCTAATTTATATGAGTCTGATTGCATGAACGAAACTGAGTGGACTATTTACCAAGACTGGCATGACTGGATGAATGAACAGTTAGGTCAAAGCCTTAAGCTGGATGGAATAATTTATCTCAGAGCCACTCCTGAG AAATGCTTGAATAGGATTTACTTGCGTGGAAGAGATGAAGAGCAAGAAATTCCCATTGAATACCTGGAGAAGCTTCACTACAAACATGAGAGTTGGCTTCAGCACAGGACACTGCG AACAGATTTTGAGTATCTACAGGAAATACCTATTTTAACATTAGATGTGAATGAAGACTTCAAGGGCAAAAAGGACAGATATGATCACATGactgaaaag gTCAAAGAATTTTTGAGCACATTATAA